One window of the Scylla paramamosain isolate STU-SP2022 chromosome 22, ASM3559412v1, whole genome shotgun sequence genome contains the following:
- the LOC135111469 gene encoding cytochrome P450 2U1-like: MVWVALAVMAVVAAVVLVVRSRVDDRDMPPGPKGLPLIGNVLDLLKEDSVIYFTRLAEQYGPFYSVQLGGRRVVVLSSSHWLNQAFVRQGDMFNHRPRGTVLSFIMGGKGIADAEDTVWRDSRRFTLHVLRDFGMGKRSVENYVNRELQDFMEVTQKSVGRAYNPHYDLATSVLNIVWHMFVGERFQMGDNTLRWIVDSLELSLTLVEQGGFLNYMPLLQFIGTFMKPRAVKVGRNVLHRLTYISELIAKHKATLDDPDRDFDLMYEFLLQQRKELRQGKTDTIFTDNQLKWLLSDLFIVGLDTTVTTLRWCFLFLVRQQDVQRRVFKEVEATIGLDRQPTYEDRLKMPYTEAFINEVFRFGSITPLAVHASPEETTLGGYRIPKRTWVIGNLYGIHWDKKVWGDPENFRPERFLNEAGEFVRSEHVLPFSVGRRNCLGESLARIEIFLFLTSMLQKYEFGVAEGFEKPSTNFRCGVTLNPCEYHILLTERNPIIMP; the protein is encoded by the exons ATGGTGTGGGTAGCAttggcggtgatggcggtggtggcggcggtggtgctggtggtccGGAGCCGCGTGGACGACAGGGACATGCCGCCGGGCCCCAAGGGACTCCCGCTCATCGGCAACGTCCTCGACCTGCTGAAGGAGGACTCGGTAATTTATTTCACGAG ACTGGCAGAGCAATACGGACCCTTCTACAGCGTGCAGCTCGGCGGGCGACGGGTGGTGGTGCTCAGTTCTTCCCATTGGTTGAACCAGGCCTTCGTCAGGCAGGGGGACATGTTCAACCATCGGCCCCGCGGCACCGTGCTCAGCTTCATCATGGGCGGAAAGG GTATTGCCGACGCTGAGGACACGGTGTGGCGCGACAGTCGCCGCTTCACCCTGCACGTTCTGAGGGACTTCGGCATGGGTAAGCGTTCCGTGGAAAACTACGTCAACAGGGAGCTGCAGGACTTCATGGAGGTGACGCAG AAGAGCGTTGGTCGTGCCTACAACCCACACTACGACCTTGCCACCTCCGTGCTGAACATCGTGTGGCACATGTTTGTGGGCGAGCGGTTCCAGATGGGAGACAATACCCTGCGGTGGATCGTGGACTCTTTGGAGCTGTCCCTCACGCTGGTGGAGCAGGGCGGTTTCCTCAACTACATGCCGCTGCTGCA GTTCATCGGCACCTTCATGAAGCCCCGGGCTGTGAAAGTTGGCAGGAATGTCCTCCACCGACTCACCTACATCTCAGAACTGATCGCCAAGCACAAGGCCACGCTGGACGACCCGGACCGAGACTTCGACCTCATGTACGAATTCCTCCTGCAGCAGCGCAAGGAGCTCCGCCAGGGCAAGACGGACACGATTTTCACGG ACAACCAGCTCAAGTGGCTGCTGAGTGATCTGTTCATTGTGGGCCTGGACACCACGGTCACCACGCTGCGATggtgcttcctcttcctcgtgcgCCAACAGGACGTGCAGCGGAGAGTCTTCAAGGAGGTGGAGGCGACGATTGGCCTCGACCGCCAACCCAC GTACGAGGACCGCCTCAAGATGCCCTACACTGAAGCCTTCATCAACGAGGTGTTCCGCTTCGGTTCCATCACCCCCCTGGCAGTGCACGCTAGCCCCGAGGAGACCACTCTGGGGGGCTACCGTATCCCCAAGAGGACCTGGGTGATTGGAAACCTGTACGGCATCCACTGGGACAAGAAG GTGTGGGGTGACCCGGAGAACTTCAGGCCGGAGAGGTTCCTGAACGAGGCCGGCGAGTTTGTCCGCTCTGAGCATGTGCTACCGTTTTCtgtgg GTCGACGAAACTGCTTGGGCGAGTCGCTGGCGAGGATtgaaattttcctcttcctcacttcgATGCTCCAGAAATACGAGTTTGGGGTTGCGGAGGGATTCGAGAAGCCCTCCACGAACTTCAGATGCGGCGTGACCCTGAACCCTTGCGAGTACCACATCCTGCTTACTGAAAGGAACCCTATTATTATGCCCTGA
- the LOC135111470 gene encoding uncharacterized protein LOC135111470 translates to MALCNCRVESCMGCIPLQRGAVIIGFLNLFSSMLKTFKYIRILIEFELKVKECEDARPMRSPAFTIHNESKYDFYETARDELRACPKGRVLALARMYIVIPIFIMFIYFILTALMIHGTRQERPKLIAPWLWWQLFLLVVSLLSIIGLQSHEDFFLNITLLLVNMYLFMVVNSFYLKLLQQERNPSRVTVIAMARRRSDMTVSFPSPLKDDPPPPYHSCYVPVEAMYPPPYDTTVTTTRGSSMPPPYQSMDPLVPSSSGSTQEESHSNPTLRVPSPANPSSGTSSPTTPEAATPEVGTPEAATPNTDTATQGTQEQEARSEGSRSTPEAVGERVPLVVKLPTSQNN, encoded by the exons ATGGCGCTCTGCAATTGTCGGGTTGAGTCCTGCATGGGGTGCATTCCCCTCCAGCGGGGAGCCGTCATCATCGGCTTCCTCAACTTG TTTAGTTCAATGCTGAAGACCTTCAAGTACATCAGAATATTGATAGAATTCGAgctgaaggtgaaggagtgtgaGGATGCCAGGCCAATGCGATCCCCAGCATTCACCATTCATAATGAATCAAAGTATGACTTCTATGAGACTGCCAGGGATGAGCTCAGAGCGTGTCCCAAGGGAAGGGTGCTTGCCCTGG CACGCATGTATATTGTCATCCCAATCTTCATCATGTTCATCTACTTCATCCTGACGGCTCTCATGATCCACGGCACTCGCCAG GAGCGGCCCAAGCTGATTGCCCCATGGCTGTGGTGGCAACTGTTCCTGCTGGTGGTGAGTCTGCTGAGCATCATTGGCCTGCAGAGCCACGAGGACTTCTTCCTCAACATCACTTTGCTCCTGGTGAACATGTACCTCTTCATGGTGGTCAACTCCTTTTACCTTAAG TTGTTGCAGCAAGAACGAAACCCTTCACGAGTGACTGTCATTGCCATGGCTCGCCGCCGCTCTGATATGAcagtctccttcccctccccactgAAGGATGACCCCCCTCCACCCTACCACTCATGCTACGTCCCTGTTGAGGCAATGTACCCACCACCCTATgacaccactgtcaccaccacccgcGGCAGCTCCATGCCTCCCCCTTACCAGAGCATGGACCCGCTGGTGCCATCCAGTTCTGGCAGCACACAGGAGGAATCTCACTCTAACCCAACCCTGCGTGTTCCCTCCCCTGCCAACCCTTCCTCTGGCACCTCAAGCCCCACCACCCCAGAGGCAGCCACTCCAGAGGTAGGCACTCCAGAGGCAGCCACTCCCAACACAGACACTGCCACTCAAGGCACACAGGAGCAGGAGGCCAGGTCTGAGGGGTCTCGCAGCACTCCAGAGGCGGTAGGTGAGAGAGTGCCTCTTGTGGTGAAGCTCCCCACCTCCCAAAACAATTAA